TTGCCAGCCCCCTAGGGAACCTGCCAAACCCTCTGGTGATAGTAGGTCAGGTCAGCTTCCCGGTCAACAACTCCAGAGCCATGGTTGTGATGGTGTTCATAGCTATGATCTTGATCATGATGGTGGGAATGCCCATGGTCATGGTCGGAGCTAGAACTGTGGGAGTGCCCATGGCCTGCGACCGCTTGCTGGGCAACTGCCAACCGAAACTTGCACATTTCACAGTTCATCTGCACTTGCCCTAATTGGGTTTCAATCTCGCGATCGCGCAGAATCTGGAACAACTGGGGATGCTTTCCCATTTCGGGCAGGCACGTTAGTGAAATTTCTGGATACTGTTGCTGTTGTTGGGCTGTGATGTCAAAAATTTTCTTCACCAGCACCCCCGTAAACAGAAAATAGGGTAGGACAATCACTCGCTGCGGATGATAGAGGCGGGCGCGGCGGAATCCTTCTTCGAGGCGGGGATGGGTGATGCCAATAAAACAGGTTTCCACTGTCAGGTAGCCACTGCCCTCCCAAAGCATCCGGGCTAGCTTATAGATATCGCTGTTGGCATCGGCATCGCTAGAACCTCTTCCCACCACCAGCAAAACAGTATCTGCACGGGAAATGCCCTGGGGATTTTGCTCGGGTTGATCCAGTACCGCAAGGCGTTGATGCCACAGATCCAGCAATCCAGGGGTGATGCCGAAGTGGCGACCATAGTAAAACTTGAGCTGGGGATGTCGCTGTTTAGCCCGGTCTAGTTCATTGGTGACATCAAACTTGTTATGGCGGGCAGCAAACAACAAAATCGGTAGCACCGAGAATTCT
The nucleotide sequence above comes from Neosynechococcus sphagnicola sy1. Encoded proteins:
- a CDS encoding sirohydrochlorin chelatase, producing MLIADFNRPQPSQPGMSFAPLPLQRPLLMVGHGSRDADGRQEFLDFASHYQALDSTRPVVPCFLELTQPSIQAGIECCVAAGYEEFSVLPILLFAARHNKFDVTNELDRAKQRHPQLKFYYGRHFGITPGLLDLWHQRLAVLDQPEQNPQGISRADTVLLVVGRGSSDADANSDIYKLARMLWEGSGYLTVETCFIGITHPRLEEGFRRARLYHPQRVIVLPYFLFTGVLVKKIFDITAQQQQQYPEISLTCLPEMGKHPQLFQILRDREIETQLGQVQMNCEMCKFRLAVAQQAVAGHGHSHSSSSDHDHGHSHHHDQDHSYEHHHNHGSGVVDREADLTYYHQRVWQVP